CAATCTAATCGcctaaaactttttcttttctaaactaaccataaaacaaaattaaactttatacacatatttcaaatcaaaataaatatttaaagttgattaaaaactaatacatatattcaaaaatggatttttactaaactatttttcaataaccattatacaaaaatgttgtcaatatatataataaaaatacaatacaaagcccaatttgaaataccaactcaaattatcgtttttatatttcctattaagttttataaatataatatatgtaattatttatatgatggcacgtataaaatactattaattatatgattacttatatgatggtacgtataaaatacaattaattatatgatgacagtatacgatatataataatgaatagGGATGAGATTTCGGGCACCCATacgggtttggttctgatcggtttgtgtttcgggttttcggagtCAAAGATTTAAGCCCTGTtaggatgtttctaaattttggtttgagtttgattcggatctttgcgggtttggttcgcgtttggataacccatttaaattatttttaaagttttaaatcattatctattttaaatttctcaaaatctataaataaaataatatattacctataaatttgaataacatatgtcagaatacctaaacttaacatatcaattggtttgatttaaaattttggatacggaatcaataattattttaagtatttttggtgatttgagtatactttaactattgcagatatttacttttgactatatatatatatattttcaagtatttaaaccaatttaaaagtatcattcttaatgttttatatacgttaaatctaaaaataattaatatatatatataagtagataaatctatttttagataaattcgggtacccgaatactttggttcggatcagatttggttctctaaataacaaaattttgaataattcgaatatttaatcaatttatgttcgggtttggtactatattttcgGATCGGTATCGGTTCTGTTCTTTGGATTCATTTTGTAAAAccttaataattacatgaaaaacaaatatcaacatatttttcaaaatgtacATCCGCGCGCCTGcgtgggtcaaaatctagttatttctttaaatttggaaacacaaataaatttgGAATACTACTATGGAATTACATATGGCAATCATTAATGTAATACTTTTTTGCTGCGTTGATTTATCagcaaatattacaattacgaCAAGTTTAGAATTGTAGTGGAGCGCAAGTTACGTAAAATTAAATAGTGAGATTTTGATATCATTATAGCGATTTGCTTGCAAAGCTGGTAAACGTAAACTCAtgtttctcttgtttttttccttaaattcataataaatttatattagtcTTTGCTCactcttataaattttattattcataagATATACTTAATTGCACCTACCAACTACACAaacttaaaaaacaaaacaaataagctTACATTATAAAAACATGCAAAATTTTGTTCCATAGTTCATTATATCTAatatttgtgacttttgactttctaatatatatagattaaaagtAATAATTTCTTTAATTCATTCATGAGAATGTATGATTGCCATATGAATATTTCAAATTAGGAAATTTGAAGCTAAATATGACACTAATTACGGTTATATATGTACTCATTAATATTGGCCGAATTTAGAAATGGAAATTCACCATTGAaaccaaaacatatattaatatttttgatcgTCACTGattgattttgaatttaatttCGTTGACTAGAACCTCAATTTGTTTCATATTTAGcactaaatttatttttgatcgtaccaatatatatatatatatatatatacatattgttGACTCGATCATGCAATGCAACCACTAAAAAAGTTCTGGAGAGCAATCACTAACCTATTGTTTTGGTATGTTAGATAATGttcttttatattgttttttgtgTGTTACAAGcgttcaaaaatattaaattttatgacCATTTACTTggaattaattttgttatatatatatatatatatatttaaagaagCATTCGTCTTCCTCACAATTGTTTTGATATGTTACATATGtgattcatatttatataatgcCATTTGTATATGAATATTAATCATATAACCCCTAATTGATTTTATAGAAGCATTGATCATGGATTATGACGCCGATTGAATCTTATCTTTTGACTGATTGGACAATACAAACTTAATAATACCATTTAATCCCTTAACTTAAGCACCAAGACTCTAAAATTAAGGAATCAACACGTCAAAAACGtcaatttggttattttttatcAGCTTAATTTTCAAAGTTAATATTGTTTCATATATGATGATTTCTTAATTATAGTACTTTCCATACTTTTAAAAATGGCAACTAAAATTAATTTCGTATTCCGGACAAATCTTGCGAATAATCCATGTCATTAATCtcgcaaattaatatattttgattgactCTATTATTGTGGCAgaaattaaaagttttaattttatttagtcTATTCATCCTGCGCAAGCACCTAGTGAGTAGTTATAATGTATTTGGTGTTGTGCGGTCTAATTTTATCTAGGCAGACTtgttttgattgataacttgcaaaataaaaaatgcagATTTAGTAAttgttaaatttattgaaaCCAAGCCCATTTTTCTTTGGTAACTTTTTgggtttaagtttttttcttttcttgtttagAAGTATTATCATTTTGCTACGCTTTTCGTGATGTTGTCGATCAAAACTATTAGCATCGATAATCATATCTGCCTCATATATTAAAGAACATGGGTAATGATCTTCTTCAAACAATTAATGGGTTCTTGTGGAAATAGTTCTTTCTTGTATTGCATGAATTCTCTAAACGTATAATCAGAGTTGGAGATCTGCACTTCGTACTTCTGTTAGAATTATTTTCCATAAACTTTGTTTCTTTGATAAAGATCATTTATACTAGTGCCGTCTcaaattatttaaagaatattaacaaaatatttaacaatgTAATAGAGTAGtcttaaaagtttatttttctaaaatcacAAGCTCTAAATTTAATAGTATATCTGAAAATTGAAaggtttaaatcataatttatatatttattttcaaagtttttataatttttagattcAGACCCTATTTGACCATCCCACTTGTTCGTGCTATCAGATGGCATGTTCTCTACACCGCTACAAAGAAATCTCACGTGGGCTACGGCCATACCTCCCACGGTTTATATATTGTCGACTGATTTATTGAGCTACGCAATTAGACGATTACGCAAATtgaatatctatactattatttgcgaagtaaaattttgcaacggagctctcacgttaaaagttagaatggttaatatcgtttatactctcttaatgaataattatataaattagtcaaaaaaataaaaacgaatttcaaatctatcttattaaaaagtgatttaaaattaataataaattgtttatacctttaatgaataagttatataaattagtcgaaaataaaaaacaaatttaaaatatatctgattaaataagtgattaaaattaataataataataattatctaaaatccaaataattaaaaacgaatttctattaatactattatatttatatattatattagataattgactatctataaatataataaaattttcaaaaataaaaatatgttttaaaacataagataattcttagatatattatgttgttatctgaaaataatattttattataaaatttatagttagatatataacaatttatagttaaatgctaatcaaacaaataaatatatttcctAAAATATttgtgaatgtttttaaaatttaacacaacaataagcatatatatattttgataaaactaatgaatatatattaataatattttgtttatatattatatttgataattgactataagtaaatataataaaattctcaaaaataaaatatatttttaaaacataagataattcttaaatatgttgttttttatctgaaataatattttttattataaaatataaagtttaatgtctgatttatctttttaaaaacataattaataatttattattttagttttgatttaataGTTATAAACAGATAAATATCTATAAGAATACTATGCCTGCATGTGCGGGCAGAACACTTAGTTACTAGTATAATTTAATTACTCAGTGATTAATTAACCCTTCAATGGACTACATGACCCATAACCTCCAAATCTCCAATAGTTTAGCAAACACGTAATCTTTGAGTATTGTAATTACAAATGGTACcaaaatgattataaaagtAATATGTGCAAACCCAAAATGACAAGACTTATACAAACCTAACTACCTGGACCTAAATAATATCTATTTAAAAGAATAGTCGTACCAAAATGTTGAAGTTTTTATGTACATTAGTAGTAGCTTACACTCAATCACAATTACACCAACATCTAATAATtctctaattttaaaaattttggtaaTATAATTTCGCAATTCACCTTATATATAACCCCTTCGTCTTCACTTTAcatatataacaaaaacaaGGAAGAAAACTATAAAACcataagattttattatttctttctaCAATGAGCATATTGAAAAGTTTAGTGACCATCTTCGTTCTCGGAATATTTTTAACACCTcgttattccgaatctgcgatATCTTGCAGTGTTGTTCTAAGCGATTTGCAGCCATGTGTTAGCTACTTGACTAGCGGAAGTGGACAACCTCCGGAGACTTGCTGCGACGGAGTTAGGAGTTTAGATGCAGCGACCACTACATCCGCTGATAAAAAGGCGGCTTGTCAATGCATCAAGTCAGTGGCCAACAGTGTCACCGTGAAGCCTGAATTGGCTAAAGCCCTCGCTAGCAATTGTAACGCGAGCTTGCCTGTTGATGCATCTTCTACGGTCGACTGCAATACGTACGTTTGATATGCTCTTGACTAAATTTATTGTCTAATACTATTATTAATAACTTTATATTGAACGTACTAAAGCTTGTGACAATAGAATACCGTAACATCCTTTGAAGATTAAGATAGTAATATTCTTAGAAATACATTATCAAAATTCACAAATTtattaacttattttattaatttaaaacgaaACGCTACTAAAAAGGATAAAAATTAATTGTAATTATGTGAAATATTGagtaattattactattttaataaatgaaatttactagaaatttaaaaaatattgtagtaCTTATTTAATActgtttattattttgtttaaattaaattctAAATTTAATGGCTGAAATAAAACATAACTTGATTTTATTGGAATTTTTTATTTGCAGGGTTGGTTGAGATATTTTCAGTATCGAGGAGTGGTCCGTCTATCATTCTTATGTATGACATTTACATCAATAAAGGCCTTGTATTATCTTGTTTGTGTCTCTAGGCCAAATCATTATAAGGTTCATATAATTTCGTTATGTATGCATATGTTCATGTATAACAGTATAAGTAATATTTTTGAGATATTTTCAGTATCGAGGAGTGGTCCGTCTATCATTCTTACGTATGACATTTACATCAATAAAGGCCTTGTATTATCTTGTTTGTGTCTCTAGGCCAACTTATAAGGTTCATATAATTTCGTTATGTATGCATATGTTCATGTATAAGTAATATCTCTTAAATTATTAACTAGTGCACTTATTTTCGCCGGTGGTTTGGGTATTTGTGTGACCTGATGTGTCATGAAAATTCTATATTTCGTGCGgttgaatattaattttatgaaaggTGATCTCGCCATGTAGGTATAGATGCCACTACAAGAAAGCGAGTGTTTCCGACAAAAgattgaccaaaataaatttaaataaagacGTTTGGAATCAGTTGAAAAGTTTCGACAGACTCCGGACAAATTCGACGAATTCTCGAGGAACAAATTATATACTAGCTGTGTTTTTCGACGGATGtccaacaagaaacaaaaattttgaaaccaTTCTGACAGATTCTTGACgaaattataacttttatttatccgtttgaaaaattcaaaattcttgACGAATTTGGAATTTTTAGTTAGAATTTCGTCAAAAAATCGATCAGATTTATCTATAAATACCACCTTTTAAATACCATTTTTtctcatttacaaaaaaaagcaaaaaatatcttcttcaaaTAGATCGATAGCCATAAAGAAATGTTATAATTTGGATGAAGAATATGTGAATGCGATTGTTGATTTTGTGAAAGATATTCACATGAAGATAATCTTGCACATGGTTCATATTACGGGATTCAGAACCTGGTAACTGGTCTTGATTTACTGTATTAGGTGATCGATGTATGCATTGATAATTTGATAATTTACTGGAGTGagaataaaaaccaaaaagatGTCGCTTTTGTGGAAATCAAGAGACAAGCGCAAGAGTTGCAGTTTCATATAAAAAGGTATGCTATTTTCCTTTAACAAAAATGCTGAATAGGCTATACCTATATAATTCAGAACGCACAATATGACCAGTGAGATAGCATGTGGAGCACTCAAAAGATGGTGATATTACACATCTTTCAGATGGTGAAGAGTAAAAGTATTGCCAATCAAAGATCTGAAACTTATGAACATGAGAAGAAATGTCTATCTTGGACTGTCATCTGATGGTTTCAACCCATTCAAAAGCATATAAGACAATATTCATTATGATCAGTAATTGTGACACCTTACAACTTACCTCCAAATCTATGTATGTGATggaagttttttgtttttctttattctcGTCCCTAGGCaggagcatcctaagagattaCTTGATTTATTTCTTCAGTCATTGATATATGAGTTGGAACTACTATGTAAGCATGGTGTTCTTACATACGCTATTTCTTgtgaagaaattttttaaatgtggACATATTTTTGTTGACAATAAGTAATTTTCCAACATATAATATGATACTTGTATAAACAATGCATGAGAGGCTATTGTGCCCTTGTTGCTAATATAATACATATGTTTTCTAACGAATACATAGACTAAAACATGTTGGTTTGATGATCAATTGAGATTTTTACCACATGATTACGTATGAGTAAAACATtgtttaagaagaaaaagaaggcgTTTGACAATCCACCTCATAAATTAAGTAGAAGTGATTTGTTGGACTAATTAAGATAGTGAAATTACATTATCCAGTGTTTGGAGAACAccacaaatagaaaaaaaaagagtaatttTTTTAGGATTTGTCATATTGAAATGGTTATTTGTTGCGAGATAATCTAGATGTCATATGCatgttaagaatttttttttgataattggatgaacattattttaaatgtcCAAATATTGATGTGCATCGTAAAAGTCATTTTTCCATCGATAAATTTTTTGCTGTCGGTAAAAATCCCGTCAGACATTTGGTTCTTCAGGAATTTTTCCAATGGACATTAAGTCATTGGTAATAATCTTGACAGGCTTATGATTATCTAGAATTTCCCCGTGAAACAACTGGTGTCAAAAACATTTCCGAAATTTTTTTACGGTGAAATATTTTGTTAAGAGTTCATCGGGAGGTGTGTCCGAAATTCGCAAACTATCCCGACAAAATCCCATCCGGTTTTCTCGACAAAATAGACCCAACAAAGCAGCTTATCAAAATGACATAAATACTATTTATTGGAATATTAAATATGACCATATGATACGATTATTacacataacataaataaacaaagaacattatattttataaagaaactaggttaagatccgcgccttacacaaataaatattatatatataaattattttatatattatatatttataaaatattatgaaataataaatatatattgaataattaaaagtcattatctactacttatataattaaattggtgtgaacatataaataaattttataaatcaaaaaaataacttttctatttgatatgatatataattaaatttaaaagatagtaacatatatatggtatattttaatattaatatttattagatgatgttttttgctcatattttttatcatttgtatttgttatagcaaaaagtctaaattagtgataacaaaattttcactgtgggattaattttttaagtaatttataatattttaaaaaattaagttgtcaatattttttcaaattttttatcataaaaatgttcaaagtaaatttcaaaattaaaatatttatgtattttaatatagcatatagtttaatttaaaatgatacatatatttatatatcttttatttttgatacttattaaataagactttcaacttatattattttttaattatttgtatcatgtcataccaaaatttttaaatcatagattacaaaatttgaatgtgaaacttttaacagttttagtaatttatactcatttttaaaaattcaaaatataatatataatatataaatattttttaatttttttattatatggttactatgattgtttaatttattttaattgcttaaaattaaacaaatataattataatacacacttatttttatcaaatctttattattcaaaaatcatttagtgtcatatatactttagctacATTAGGCGATtccgtaattttatttaagaaaataatgaagcacattaataatgtatttattgtggtttaataaaaaacttattatatatttagatggaccaacttatttctctaaggattctaagaattattttagtgataacacgtggctacaaaaaaatgttacaataatgcttctcaaataatatataggggatttccGTTCTCAAGTGTAAATTCCCTCCAAAAGAAAAGagtacaacaaaaaatatttttctgtgTAACTCCCGTCCGATATTTTAATATCTACAAACCTTCGGATCAAATctgatcaaatatattttagttgcTGACTAAAGAAAATATCTTTGGAGacaactaataaaatattaagttttccCTAGACCTTATAAGAAacactagattaagatccgcgcaTTGCGtggaataaacattatatataaattagttttacgtattatatattttttacataataagaaataataaacatatattagatattaaaaaatcagtgaCTATTACGTATATTGTCAAATTGATGCaatcacataaataaattttattaatccaaacagatatttttttttattttatattgtctatatttaaatttaaatgatatttacatagatatataatattttttaatattgatatttattaaatattttttctactcatatttttttgatcgtttgtatcttcttataacaAAACTTTGAATTactgataacaatttttttcattgtgtgatgtttaatagtttttgcaatttataattttttttttaaaaagaaatcaatgtaaaatttaaaatctaactATTAAGTTGTTGtatttgttcaaagcttttatcaaaaaaattgttcaaacaatgaaattaacatatacactatatatatatatatatttaatcttaatatttattaaatgagtcttcatatttatatgattttgtaatcatttgtaccTTGTCatataaaaattcaaacaatggttcataaaaattttaatgtgaaacTTGTAACAGTTTtcgtaatttatagtcatttaaaaaaattcaaaatatcacATATATGGAAAAAcctaaatttgtatatatatatatatatatataattttagatttttatatatatgtgatattttgaatttttaaaaataactataaattactaaaactgttaaaactctcacattaaattttttgtaatcatttgtaatttatagtaatttttaaaaatgactatatcACATATAcggaaaaatctaaattttattatatggttaatgtggttgtttattttattttaataagttaaaattgaaaaatgatAGGCAATACAGTATTTTTTATCAATCTTTATTAtggaaaattattaattttcatatatattttagccatattaggtaattccgtaatttttatttatggaaaaaatgaagaacattaataattaatttatgattagtttaataaacagcttattatatatttagatggaccaacatatttctctagagATTCTAGTGGTGATGACACATGGCTACctcaaatgttgtaatgtttctcttttactatATAGGGGAtaccaaatatatatttctctTAAGTGATTAACAAAAGTATTCtgaaactaaaaatgaatatattttattttgaattcttCTAAATCGAACATAAAATTCTCGAGaatgaatatttttatgttcttcgctattaatatttaattagatgtaaataataatacaaaatttaaaactaattggGTAACTTTAAcacttttatttaagtaaaaataacaataagTTAAAAATAAGGATTCGTTTTGTacgtaattaaaaatttaattttcaaaaaatgaaaaactaaacaatattttttcaacTGTTCAATTCTtcaaagtttgaaaaaaaagataaaaatacatttacgtcaaaaaagaagcaaaaatgGAAAATGAAATACCCATGGAGATGATCATTTACacttacttttgtttttatcaacTTGAACAGACTCGATTACGACTCTGCAAACGTTAGACTTACATTCATTTAccataaaaacattattatgaTCAAATCTGAAATTCTTAcaattttcttctatttttgctctctttttggGAAAGAAGATATTCCGTAACCCAACAATCTATCATTTAGAGAATAATCACAATCTAGCTGTGGGATCTTAACTTGGCAACTCGAATCCTtaatcatgatatatatatctatatgatACACTCAGTTGTTGTCCATTATTTCCGAGTCTTTTGATCCTTTTGATTGACTCGATGTTAATCATTCCCTAAATTTTATCAACAAACTTAACattcaataaaaataactttttgcTACGAAACAAGCCATCGCCAAGCCTtaggttacaaaataaaagTGCTAAGGGATAAAACGATGTAGAATAAAGTTGAGAATATTGAGAGATACATCATATACTATGTAGAGATGGCAATTATGAATCTGGACCGTGGGCCTGATCCGTAAAAGGTTGTCATGGAACGGTATTGAGACGAGATTTTTTAGGTCCGCAAATTTGCGGGCTTCACGGGATGGATCTTTGCGGGACTAGGTTTTTTGCGGGATGAGCCGAAACAGGTTATGCGGGATTACATAGACCcgtattttttctttattttttattttacctgaaaaaaaacgaaaaagaaagtgaaaaaaaacaatttttgtgacttttttcCCAGTAAACGTAAGGAGTTCCGGCGATGATAACTCGAGTTCCGgtgatgatgattcgagctcTGGCGATGACGACTCCAGCGATGATGATTCGAGTTCTTGgggtgttttgatttggttttctttttttattatacataactATGAATTGATTTATTACAATGTGATATTTCTTGATtaagttgattggttttgttttcagtactgTGAAGtggtgttttttttaattaaaaaaaattggttacaATAGTGTTGTTTAGAAGAAAAGTTAGTTGTATATCACGTCACTTGTATAATTTGGTAAAGTGATTCACAAATTTTTTTGCAATCCAAATAATGAAAAAGAGAGATGGTTTGATGAAGACATACAACACTTGAGacaaattattacaaagacaACAACTCAATAAGATTCAAACTTAACAAAAGCTTATGGTGATAATAAAAGAAGGCTTTTAACTCAAAAATGCAAGCACAAACGGAGCTTTGtggcattgattttgataaggCTTTAGTGAAACTTAATGAGCTCTCTTCATCTCTCTTACACAACTCTTCTACTTGAACATTCATGAAAGAAGATGTAGCAGACGGTTTGATAAGGAGGTGTCTCGCGCGAATGCCTATATATTCCGTGGTACAGGTTTGGGCCAGCATTTTGAAGACCGCAGTCCGCACGGAACAGGTTCACTGTGACCCGCTCGATGACTAACCCACCGCGGTATAGAACGGGATGGGTAAACCTGACATCTCTAATACTATGTATCATAACATATACggtcaaaactcaaaacaagtGGAATATCATGAAAAGGGTTGTAAacagtacatatatatatatttatctttcaaaaagtcataaaaagaaaacacaaggaGATAGAGTCGATGGGCGTCGACAAAAAAAAGGAGATAGAGTCGATGTaagaaatagataaataaaaagaatctATAATGAATTTGACCAGGACTGATTTACTTTGGGTGAGAATCTATGACAAGACCtttcatcatcgtcatcatcatccatAGTTAACGTTTATCTCGTCAAAAATGGTGGAGAAGGCCATTGGTTTCGGTGACGTCAGTTCCAAGACAGAAACGAGGCAGCCGTGACGTCATCAACGAACGGATATTCCATCTCCGGTGCCGGCGAGAAATACTGAACTCTTTGTGTGTTCTGATGAGCCCACGAGGGTGACGACGAAGCATAGTGATGATGAGTGTAATAGTTTCCACCTCCGTTGTACAGGTTCTCTGCCGGAACTTCTGCCACTGATGAACCACCACCGGACGTTATTGAGTTTCTGGCGGCTGCACGCCTCTCTTCCTTCTTGAATCTGATTCCACACGCATTGCATAACGACTGCGCCATGTTGGATCATTTGTcacatcaaaaatattattaaaatgtatatatattgttgatTTAGTCTGACTAGATATGAATACGTTATTTAGTcgagattaaaataataaatgatagcttaacattctttatataattttaagaatTGTTAATTTTAGCTATAAACTTAACATAACCTAgctgttttaaatatttaaaagtaaattaaattaGAGTTAATGATTTGCAAAAAAAGAGTTATATAACATTCAATTTCTGTATGATGTTACAAATATTGAGTAAAGTCCTACTTTTCTTTTGGTAGAATGCCAAATGTCTTTATGAGTTTTGCATAATATCTAATAGTTTTTTAACTTTCGAATAGCTAAAATGACACCTTTtgcttttattattaaattaccTTAGGCCCTTTTGGTCCGTTTCTCCATAGAGGAGTAGAAGTTGTGTCGCAGCTAGCACAACGGCGAGGCAGGTTGTGTTCACTACCGCTCTTCTTGTAAGACGTCGTCGTTTTTGGGCTTCCTCCGTGAAAGAAGAAGTCGCCGGAGATGTTGTTAGAATTGGCAGAAGAAAATCTATGGTGTTCGTCGAGACGAGTAGATGGTGTTCCAAGGGAGAGAGTGCAATCAACAGAAGTTGATGAAGAGAGGTCATCA
The nucleotide sequence above comes from Brassica napus cultivar Da-Ae chromosome A9, Da-Ae, whole genome shotgun sequence. Encoded proteins:
- the LOC106423686 gene encoding non-specific lipid-transfer protein 8, which codes for MSILKSLVTIFVLGIFLTPRYSESAISCSVVLSDLQPCVSYLTSGSGQPPETCCDGVRSLDAATTTSADKKAACQCIKSVANSVTVKPELAKALASNCNASLPVDASSTVDCNTVG
- the LOC111206748 gene encoding GATA transcription factor 20, whose amino-acid sequence is MMGYQTNANFSMLYDQDHPHNYDYDDLSSSTSVDCTLSLGTPSTRLDEHHRFSSANSNNISGDFFFHGGSPKTTTSYKKSGSEHNLPRRCASCDTTSTPLWRNGPKGPKSLCNACGIRFKKEERRAAARNSITSGGGSSVAEVPAENLYNGGGNYYTHHHYASSSPSWAHQNTQRVQYFSPAPEMEYPFVDDVTAASFLSWN